In the Candidatus Delongbacteria bacterium genome, GCGCCGAACGGATCAGAGCCTTGGACGGCACACAGCCCACATTCAGGCAATCGCCCCCCAGCAGGGCGCGTTCGACCAGCAGCACCTTGCCGCCCAGTCCGGCCACGATCGAGGCACTCACCAGGCCGGCCGCCCCCGCTCCCAGCACGATTGCGTGATACTCGTCCCTGCTGGGTCGAGTGGCATGCTGTGCCGGCCGCACATTCTCCAGCAGGGTCAGATTGTGACGGTCCAGCGGCGCCAGACTGCGGGTGGGGTCAGTGGGCATCGGCGGCCACTCCTTCCTGGCTCAGGGCCCGCTGGGCGATGCGCGTGATCCAGACGGTGATCAGCAGAGTCACCGCCAGCCCGGCCCAGCCCAGCAACCGGAAGGGCAGGGACTTGTCGGGTGCCGGCCCTCCGGCCAGCTCGCCCAGCCCGCCCAGCAGGGTACCGGCATAGACATAGAGCACGGTGCCCGGCAGCATCCCGATCCAGGAGGCACTGATGTAGTCTCGAAAGCTGACGGCGCTCAGTCCGCAGGCATAGTTGAGCAGGGAGAAGGGAAACAGCGGCGAGAGCCGGGTCAGCAGCACGATGCGGAAGCCTTTCTCGCCCAGAGCCCGGTCGATTCGCGCGAAGACCGGACGACTGGCCAGTTGGGTCAATACCCACTCGCGCACCAGATGCCGGCCCAGCAGGAAGGCGGCCCCGGCCCCCAGCACGCTGCCAGCGGAGACCAGCAGGGTACCGCCCAGCAGACCCCAGGTGAAACCGGCCGCAAGTGTCAGCACCACTCCGGGAACCAACAGCACCGTGGCCAGCAGGTACAGCAGGATGAAGAGCAGCCAACCCAGCGCCCCCAGGCTCTGGATCCAGCCCACGGCCGCCGCCAGCGCGGGCGTGACCGGCAACCGCCAGAGCAGCAGGCCCACGGCAATGGCGGCCAGCACACGCAACAGGCTGCGCTTGTTCATGGGGATCCTCTCGCTTGCCCTCCCCCCGCGGAAGTGGATTTCAGGCGGATTGTCAGGGCCTTGCTCGGTGTGCGTGCAGGCGGGCGCTCCGGCAGGCAGCGCGCCTCAAGATATGGCTGCCAACCGGCGATTCCCGGCTTCCGTTCCCCCGTGACCGTTTTGTTATGTTCGGCCCGCCCGCACCGACAAAGGCGCCACACAGACACGGGGAGCGACATGCTGACTCTGAACAAGATCTTCACCTTCTGCGCCGCCCACCGGTACTACAATCCGGAACTGGGCGAGCAGGGCAATCTGGAAGCCTTCGGCAAGGATGTGCGCCTGCACGGACACAACTACGAGCTGACCGTGGGCGTCACCGGCACCGTGGACCCGCGCACCGGATTCCTGGCCGACCTGGACCCCCTGCAGCGCCTGGTCAACGAGCGGGTCGTGGAGGTTCTGGACCACAGCCGCATCGATACGGACATTCCCTGGTTCGCCGAGCGTCAACCGTCCACGGAGAATCTGCTGGTCTGGATCTGGCAGGAAATCGCCCCGCGCCTCCAGGGCTGCCGGCTGGTGCGTCTGCGTCTGCAGGAAACACCGACGATCTTCACCGAATACACGGGCCCCGAGTCGCTGGCCGACTGAGGACCAAGGCCACCGGCCCAGCCAGAAACGCCCCGTTGTCCATACAGGACCACGGGGCGTTTCTGGCTGGCATCGGAACTCAGTTGATGGCCACGATCCTGTAGATCCCGGTGTGCACGGACACCGTGTACGACACGGGGGGCGCAGCCACCTCGTCCACGGGCAGCAGGGCGTCCGGGCTGGAACCGTGCAGCACCCGGTAGGAGGTGGCCCCCGCCGCGAGACTCCAGTCAAGTGTGACCAGACCAGCGGAGTACTGAATGCTGAGATCGGCCACGGCGGCGGGAGGCGGCAGCTGGACGGGAATCGCCAGGGAGGTGGTGTAGATGTAGTCGCCGAAGGGATCCTCGCTGTAATCGGACGCGTTGCCCGCGGCGTAGAGCGTGATCGTGCCCAGCTCGGGATCCTCGGGCGCCGTCCAGTTGAAGGACCATTCGGATGGCCCGTCAAACAGGCGCGGTGAGGTGCCGTCAATGGTGTGCTTCACATATTCTCGTCCTTCGAATGTACTCCACTGGGTACGCACAGGATCGACGATGCTGAAACTGCCCAGGCCCACCTGGGAGGCTTCGAAGCCCCAGCGCTGCTGGCCTGGATCCTGGAGTGTGACGGTAAGCAGGTAGGTTTCGCCGGGGACCCACGAGAGTGGGCCGCTGAGACTCAGGCTGCCGTCACCCGAGTTCAGCGGATGGGAGATGTGACACTCGGTGCAGTTGAGTTCGCCCGGTGCTCCGCTGACTCCATCGATCGGACCGGCGGAATAGGCCTGAGCGAGTACGGGCAGGATCAGCAGGATTGCGGTTGGAAAGGTCATGGCTGTCTCCAGAAGTTGATTGGGTGATCCACCTCTGGCAAAGACCATTCCAGAAAATTGTCATGACGAGCATGTCTGGAGTCCGGGATGGGGCAGGCAGTATTCCGTATGAATCCTTGGCGCAACAAGCTTTGTCGCACCAAGGATTTTTCCATAACACAGTTCTGGAATCCGGTCGCCCGGAATGAACGCCCAATCCGGGCATGGGGAACACCTGTCAACAATCCGGCAAGACTGCCCGAAAATGGGCTTCTGGAGGGTCAAGTCACCTTTGTGGGCTGCAGATAAGGAAGAGCGACGATCCACCAGTCCACGACCGGAATCCAGGCAGCCCCATGCACTCGTACCTAGCCCGTCAACCCATCCTGGATGAACACCAGAATCTGGCCGCCTACGAATTGCTTTACCGTTCCTCCGAACGGAATCTGTTTCCCGTGGGGGAAGAGGATGTGGCAACCTGCCGCGTGCTCCAGAGTGCGTTGATCCAGTTCGGACTGGACGAGTTGTCGGCCGACCACCGGGTGTTCATCAATCTCATTGAAGATGCGCTGCTCCAGGGCAGCTACCACATGCTGCCCCAGGACCGGGTGGTGCTGGAGTTGCTGGAAAGCGTGGAGCCCAGTTCCGGAGTGCTGCAGGCCAGCCGGCAACTGAAGAAGGATGGCTATACCCTGGCCCTGGATGACTTCACCTTCCGCTCCGACTACCTGGCTCTGGTCCAGCTGGCCGATGTGATCAAGGTGGACCTGCGCGAAACGGAGCACTGGAAGAATCCGCGGGCCGTGGAGGCACTGCTTGGCCGGGGCAAACAGATGCTGGCCGAAAAGGTCGAGACCCATGAGGAGTTCCAGCAGGCCCGCGAGCTGGGCTACACACGGTTTCAGGGTTTCTTCTTCAGCCGCCCCCAGATGCTCAAGGCTCGCAACATCAAGGGCAGCGCCCTCCACTATACCCAGTTGCTGAACCAGATATCGAGTCCCGAGCTGGATGTGGGCGAGCTGGAACGCATCATCTCAGCGGACATTTCCCTGTCATGGAAACTGCTGCGCTACATCAACTCGGCAGCCATGGCGCGTCGACAGGAGATCGGCAGCATTCGCCAGGCCCTGCTGATGCTGGGGGAATCCCAGATCCGGCGCTGGGCCAGTGTGGTGGCCGTGGGAGAACTGAACAAGGGCCACAGCATAGAATTGCTGAAGCTGTGTCTGATCCGGGCCCGCTTCTGCGAGTCCATTTCGGGCCACCTGAACTGCAATCCTGCCGAAATGGCCGAAGCATTTCTGACAGGTCTGTTGAGCGGACTTGATGCCATGCTGGACATGGCCATGCACAAGATCCTGCCCGAACTGCACCTGAGTCCCACGCTGAACCGGGCCTTGCTCGAGCATACCGGATCGTTGCATGCCCGTCTGGAGCTGGTGCAGTGTTATGAGTCGGGCAATGTGGATCGGGTCGCCAGCCTGAGTGACGAACTGGGACTGGATGCGGAGAGCCTGCCCGGAATCTACAAGGAAGCGGTGGGTTGGGTCCAGCAGACTCTCGCCAGTACCTGATCGCCGCGTGATGCGCGCGGGCGCCGCTCAGGGCAGATGGCAGCTCACCCGGTAACATTGCACGCGAGGCAGCCCGGAATCCAGAGGCTCGGTCCATGACGGAGTCGTGACGCAGTCGAGCAACTGCCACTCCAGTGCCTCGGGGGTGCGCCCCCAGACACGGTACTCCACCCCGGCCAGCGGGCAGCCCTCCAGCGATTCCACCACCGCGGGCCACTCCAGCAGGATCTGGTCCTCCGCCCTCCGAATGGTCAGCTCCGCTGCCGGCAGGGACGGAACCTGGCAGTCCGGCAGACACTGGATGCCCAGCGTGCCCGTGCCACGTTCTCCCGAATGCCCCCCGACCCTCACCAGCAGCTGCTGCCCGGCAGACACCGGCAGTTCCAGGCACGACTGCATGCCACAGGAATCGTCGTTGCAGGCCAGAAGCGAGTCCGCCGCAGGTGGGCACTGCCCCGCCGGATACACGGCCAGCAGGCTGTCCCAGTTTCCGTCGCAAAGGTCAAACCGTGCGGTGCCCGTGCAGGACGCCGTATACAGGAACCAGACGTCCTCATGCAGGGACGAGTCCGCCTCCAGTCCACAGGCGCCCGGTTGATCGGGGCCGTCCGGGCTGGCAAACAGAGTGCTGAGCGGCCAGTTGCCGTCGCCGACGGACTGTGCCTGGGCACACTCATCGTTCAACGGGGGCAGCTCGCCACAGACGGGCGAGTCCAGATCCAGCACGAAGGCCCCCGACGCGCCATTGTAACCGGACACACGCAGCCAGTACACGTTGTCGGCCAGAGCTGTGAACTCCAGTTGTGACGCCAATCCACAGGCATCGTCGTTGCAGGCCAGCTGGTTGCTGGCATCGGGAGGACAGGCCGTGTGCACCGAGAGCACGGTATCGAAGCCGCTGCCGCAGAGGCTGGCCTGCCAGGGGCCGGGACAAGCGGGCTGGAAACGATAGATCAGCGCGGGGCTCCAGTCGGACCAGCCGCACTGGGCGTGACCCAGTTGCCAGGCGGCGGAGGTGTTGCCCACGATCGTGTCGGGGCCCTGGAGCTCTTCCTCGATCACGCAGCCATCGGGCAGCGCCTGGCACGACAGTTCGAGCCTGCCATCGCCGCGGTCCCACTGGCCATAGCCCCCCAACCGCAGGAGCAGGTCCTGCCCCTGCTCCACCGGTACAGCCAAGCGAGAGCGGTAGCGTTCGGACCCACTGCCGGGGCAGGCGTCGTCGTTGCACCCCAGCAGACGGGAATCGTCCACCGGACACTGCCAGCCATCGTAGACCGCCAGGTCGGTATCGTACTCGCTGTCGCACAGTGATATCCAGAGCATGCCGGTCAGAGGCGCGTTCCAGCGGTACCAGATGTCATTGTAGACCTGGCCGTCGAACTGGCAGACCGCGTGGGGCGGACCATCGGTGCTCGCGCCCCGGGTACTGAATTCGAGATCCTGATCGCTCAGGTACTCGGCATCCTGGCAGAGGTCATTGCCGGGGGGGTCGGCCCAGTGCTCGTGTCCGTCATGCTGGCAAGGGGGATTGTCAGGCAGCTTGAGCGAGTAGGCCCCCAGGGTGCTGGCGGACAGCAACAGTGCACAAAGCAGGCCCGAACCGCCGGGAAGCGACAGCCAAAGGGCACTGGGCAGGCGGTGAGAGGCCATGTCGCGCGATCCTTCAGGGAATGCGAAGCCCCCTCGAGAAGGCGGGCGATCAATCTGGGTGCATTGGGGTCCGGCAGGGGTGCCGATCCGGATCGGCGAGTCAGCACCGGCAAAAATCGTACCTCAACAGTTCGGTTCAAGGTCTTTCACCGAAGCAATGGGTACGAAAAGAAATTCACGATTCCCCGCAGATCGCCGGGAATCGTGAACGACTCATGCACAGCGGTGCCGGATTCCGGGCGCCGGCCCTCCTCCGCTCAGGCCCGGATGAAGACCACCGACCCTTCCTGACGGTAGGGGAAGGGATGCTCGGGTTGCAGTTCCAGCACGGCCACCAGATCTCCCGTGGCCACCACGGACCGTCGGCGCAGCTCATCCAGGGTCCGTCCAAGGATGCTCACATAGCCGCCGCCCTCGGTGAGAATCACCGGAATCACGCCGTGATACAGCGTGCTGCGACGGGCCACCTCGATCCGGTCGGTCACCAGCACCAGTGGATGGGTCCGGATCTTCTTGGACAGGCTGGGCAGGTGGCGTCCGTAACGATCCAGGGCGATGGTCACCGTCGTGCCGGCCTGATTCACGGCGGCCAGCAGGCCCCGTTGCCAGGATTCCGGGGCGTCGGCTTCCAGGCCTTCGATGAGACCCGAATGGCTTTCGCTCTCGCGGATGATGCCGGCCATGGTGCTCACCACCAGCACCGGATCGATGCCGGTGGCGGTTTCGCCTGAAAGCATCACCGCATCGCTGCCTTCGCGGATCGCCACCGTCACATCGGTGACCTCGGCGCGGGTGGGCCGGGAATTCACGGTCATGCTCTCGAGCATCTGGGTGGCCGTGATCACCGGCTTGTCGGCCCGCTCGCAGCGCTTGAGAATGTCGCGCTGGATCCAGGGCACGCGCGATGCACTCAGTTCCACGCCCATGTCACCGCGGGCGATCATGATGCCGTCGGCCGCCTCGATGATGCTGTCGATGGCTTCC is a window encoding:
- a CDS encoding TVP38/TMEM64 family protein; the encoded protein is MNKRSLLRVLAAIAVGLLLWRLPVTPALAAAVGWIQSLGALGWLLFILLYLLATVLLVPGVVLTLAAGFTWGLLGGTLLVSAGSVLGAGAAFLLGRHLVREWVLTQLASRPVFARIDRALGEKGFRIVLLTRLSPLFPFSLLNYACGLSAVSFRDYISASWIGMLPGTVLYVYAGTLLGGLGELAGGPAPDKSLPFRLLGWAGLAVTLLITVWITRIAQRALSQEGVAADAH
- a CDS encoding 6-carboxytetrahydropterin synthase, whose protein sequence is MLTLNKIFTFCAAHRYYNPELGEQGNLEAFGKDVRLHGHNYELTVGVTGTVDPRTGFLADLDPLQRLVNERVVEVLDHSRIDTDIPWFAERQPSTENLLVWIWQEIAPRLQGCRLVRLRLQETPTIFTEYTGPESLAD
- a CDS encoding EAL domain-containing protein, which codes for MHSYLARQPILDEHQNLAAYELLYRSSERNLFPVGEEDVATCRVLQSALIQFGLDELSADHRVFINLIEDALLQGSYHMLPQDRVVLELLESVEPSSGVLQASRQLKKDGYTLALDDFTFRSDYLALVQLADVIKVDLRETEHWKNPRAVEALLGRGKQMLAEKVETHEEFQQARELGYTRFQGFFFSRPQMLKARNIKGSALHYTQLLNQISSPELDVGELERIISADISLSWKLLRYINSAAMARRQEIGSIRQALLMLGESQIRRWASVVAVGELNKGHSIELLKLCLIRARFCESISGHLNCNPAEMAEAFLTGLLSGLDAMLDMAMHKILPELHLSPTLNRALLEHTGSLHARLELVQCYESGNVDRVASLSDELGLDAESLPGIYKEAVGWVQQTLAST